A single Ptiloglossa arizonensis isolate GNS036 chromosome 2, iyPtiAriz1_principal, whole genome shotgun sequence DNA region contains:
- the LOC143154851 gene encoding putative rRNA-processing protein EBP2 homolog codes for MNCLSLKSVKKAMKKTTRTPASSESDSEYNSSDEELREAFTKNLLKPGLNKVIEETNKTHKNCVTLMKQKLESIKLNLPWIERLDMINAPAPLAPELALQMQEQKVRRSKQLKGNKKLPQYDPAEDPVLNDFQRETIFHRQAQGGVMDGIARLKKLEIPTIRPDDYFAEMAKTDVHMQRVRENLMKKQIITQRSEKVRQLRQQRKVGKQMQIEATLKKHAEKRKLLEEVKKYRKGMRRDLDFLDDKKKPQQKRMDPKAVAKRKMKDAKFGFGGKKRGNKKNTRTSSADVSEYRRPSKPGKMLKGKGGKLNQRLGKGRRIQMKAKKKRQ; via the exons ATGAATTGCTTATCGCTTAAGTCG GTAAAGAAAGCGATGAAGAAAACTACAAGAACGCCAGCATCGTCCGAATCTGATTCAGAATATAATAGTTCAGATGAagaa TTACGAGAAGCTTTTACAAAGAATCTACTAAAACCCGGTCTGAACAAAgttatcgaagaaacaaacaaaacgcACAAAAATTGTGTG ACTCTAATGAAACAGAAACTAGAAAGTATCAAATTAAATTTGCCTTGGATAGAAAGATTAGATATGATCAATGCGCCAGCACCTTTAGCACCCGAGTTAGCATTACAAATGCAAGAACAAAAAGTAAGGCGTTCAAAACAATTGAAAGGAAATAAGAAGTTACCTCAGTATGATCCGGCAGAGGATCCTGTTCTAAACGATTTTCAGAGGGAGACAATCTTTCACAGGCAAGCGCAAGGAGGTGTTATGGATGGTATTGCACGATTAAAAAAGCTTGAAATTCCAACGATTAGGCCAGACGATTATTTTGCTGAAATGGCAAAGACAGATGTTCACATGCAAAGAGTCAGAGAAAATCTCATGAAGAAACAAATAATAACACAGAGATCGGAGAAAGTCAGACAACTTAGACAGCAGAGGAAAGTAGGAAAGCAAATGCAAATAGAAGCAACTTTGAAGAAGCATGCTGAGAAGAGAAAATTGTTAGAAGAAGTTAAGAAATACCGTAAGGGTATGAGACGGGATCTGGATTTCCTAGATGACAAAAAGAAGCCGCAGCAGAAACGGATGGATCCAAAAGCAGTCgcaaaacgaaaaatgaaagatGCTAAATTCGGTTTTGGCGGTAAAAAACGCGGTAATAAGAAGAATACAAGAACGAGTTCTGCAGATGTTTCTGAATACAGAAGACCATCGAAACCAGGAAAGATGTTAAAGGGAAAAGGCGGAAAATTAAATCAAAGATTAGGAAAAGGTCGTAGGATACAAATGAAAGCAAAAAAGAAGCGGCAGTAG
- the LOC143154852 gene encoding uncharacterized protein LOC143154852 isoform X1, producing MTDSDTKPMSRLLKLANKFNCFYLSGLHAGECRAFVVDGQQVGLVRPDVMKELLNYPQVFQVNPEYVQLNPAFRDYSERSARVDEVLREWRAGEKFLTLRGWREECHEVRAQFNTLPLFKMDRSATCLFGIRKYGVDINGYVMDPVKGLSIWLQKRSPNKQTWPGYWDNMVSGGLSVGYSINETAIKEAGEEASIPNNLIAKLKSAGCVSLFFESERGLFPNTEFVYDLELPPDFVPSNNDGEVETFELLPVNECLERILSSHFKTTSVPVALDFLIRHGYITAENEPNFIQIVELLHVPLQTMYNQPQKKCRLAANGEAIESLDRI from the exons ATGACGGATAGTGATACGAAACCGATGTCACGCTTATTGAAGCTTGCTAATAAATTTAATTGCTTTTACCTGTCAG GCTTACATGCAGGTGAATGCAGAGCCTTTGTTGTTGATGGACAACAAGTTGGTCTTGTACGTCCAGATGTAATGAAAGAATTATTAAACTACCCTCAG GTATTTCAAGTAAATCCTGAGTATGTGCAACTTAATCCTGCATTTCGAGATTATTCAGAAAGAAGTGCTCGTGTTGATGAAGTTCTAAGGGAATGGCGTGcaggtgaaaaatttttaacattacGAGGATGGAGGGAGGAATGTCATGAAGTACGCGCACAATTCAATACATTACCATTATTTAAAATGGATCGGTCTGCtacat GTCTATTTGGAATTCGTAAATATGGTGTAGACATTAATGGATACGTTATGGATCCTGTGAAAGGTTTATCAATATGGTTACAAAAGCGTAGCCCAAATAAGCAAACCTGGCCTGGATACTGGGATAATATGGTGAGTGGTGGGTTAAGTGTTGGTTATAGCATTAATGAAACTGCTATAAAAGAAGCTGGAGAAGAAGCCAGTATTCCCAATAATCTTATTGCAAAGCTGAAGAGTGCCGGTTGCGTGTCTCTGTTTTTTGAAAGTGAAAGGGGTCTGTTTCCCAACACAGAGTTTGTGTATGACCTTGAACTACCACCAGATTTTGTACCAAGTAACAATGATGGAGAAGTAGAGACTTTTGAATTACTTCCAGTCAATGAATGTTTAGAAAGGATACTGTCTTCACATTTCAAAACAACATCAGTGCCAGTTGCCCTTGACTTTTTAATTAGACATGGATATATCACAGCAGAGAATG agcctaattttatacaaattgtgGAACTGCTTCATGTGCCTCTGCAGACCATGTACAATCAGCCACAAAAAAAATGTAGACTAGCTGCTAATGGTGAAGCAATTGAATCTTTAGACAGAATTTAA
- the LOC143154852 gene encoding uncharacterized protein LOC143154852 isoform X2, with translation MKELLNYPQVFQVNPEYVQLNPAFRDYSERSARVDEVLREWRAGEKFLTLRGWREECHEVRAQFNTLPLFKMDRSATCLFGIRKYGVDINGYVMDPVKGLSIWLQKRSPNKQTWPGYWDNMVSGGLSVGYSINETAIKEAGEEASIPNNLIAKLKSAGCVSLFFESERGLFPNTEFVYDLELPPDFVPSNNDGEVETFELLPVNECLERILSSHFKTTSVPVALDFLIRHGYITAENEPNFIQIVELLHVPLQTMYNQPQKKCRLAANGEAIESLDRI, from the exons ATGAAAGAATTATTAAACTACCCTCAG GTATTTCAAGTAAATCCTGAGTATGTGCAACTTAATCCTGCATTTCGAGATTATTCAGAAAGAAGTGCTCGTGTTGATGAAGTTCTAAGGGAATGGCGTGcaggtgaaaaatttttaacattacGAGGATGGAGGGAGGAATGTCATGAAGTACGCGCACAATTCAATACATTACCATTATTTAAAATGGATCGGTCTGCtacat GTCTATTTGGAATTCGTAAATATGGTGTAGACATTAATGGATACGTTATGGATCCTGTGAAAGGTTTATCAATATGGTTACAAAAGCGTAGCCCAAATAAGCAAACCTGGCCTGGATACTGGGATAATATGGTGAGTGGTGGGTTAAGTGTTGGTTATAGCATTAATGAAACTGCTATAAAAGAAGCTGGAGAAGAAGCCAGTATTCCCAATAATCTTATTGCAAAGCTGAAGAGTGCCGGTTGCGTGTCTCTGTTTTTTGAAAGTGAAAGGGGTCTGTTTCCCAACACAGAGTTTGTGTATGACCTTGAACTACCACCAGATTTTGTACCAAGTAACAATGATGGAGAAGTAGAGACTTTTGAATTACTTCCAGTCAATGAATGTTTAGAAAGGATACTGTCTTCACATTTCAAAACAACATCAGTGCCAGTTGCCCTTGACTTTTTAATTAGACATGGATATATCACAGCAGAGAATG agcctaattttatacaaattgtgGAACTGCTTCATGTGCCTCTGCAGACCATGTACAATCAGCCACAAAAAAAATGTAGACTAGCTGCTAATGGTGAAGCAATTGAATCTTTAGACAGAATTTAA
- the LOC143154850 gene encoding quinone oxidoreductase-like protein 2, with protein sequence MSASVGRRILRHFCGNYLKKLSTHMKIVRFISITNHNLEVCTKTKVPTAGNISAALLKEFCNPLIIETIKPPKISQANEVLIEVEYCALNSSDVSLAKNIYTFEPCLPMVLGYEFVGKLIQVGEKAQTCGYKIGDKVIALNKSNYGGFSEYCIAEVSDIWKVPSEISSLDAVSLLNDYITALVALERKVNIQEDDMILINVGISSIGLAAVDLATNVFKAQVISVCATEDGAELAREKGVIASIKFKDRKLLKQLQEIAADKGIMAIFDDADGEYLKKVLDCFTSVYKSGATIKDLLCDSSFAVVVHHLSREGRLIIAGTTATMTDTDSSNFSVTGFSLQEFRKKEPEAYRQAGEDVLQFLEDDLIKPTRVLTVGLNNVNDAFELILNYECTGKVIVDVKNREAKVVKVKN encoded by the exons ATGTCAGCCTCTGTGGGGAGAAGAATTTTGAGGCATTTTTGTGGAAATTACTTAAAAAAGTTATCAACACATATGAAAATTGTTAGATTTATTTCTATTACAAATCACAACCTAGAAGTTTGTACAAAAACAAAAGTTCCGACTGCTGGAAATATTTCAGCAGCTTTATTAAAAGAATTCTGCAATCCACTTATTATAGAAACAATTAAACCTCCTAAAATATCGCAAGCGAACGAA GTTCTTATCGAAGTTGAGTACTGTGCTTTAAATTCATCAGATGTTTCATTAGCcaaaaatatatacacatttGAGCCATGTTTGCCAATGGTTCTTGGTTATGAGtttgttggaaaattgattCAGGTTGGAGAAAAAGCACAAACATGTGGGTATAAAATTGGGGATAAGGTCATTGCTCTTAATAAAAGTAATTATGGAGGCTTCAGTGAATATTGCATAGCAGAAGTTAGC GATATTTGGAAAGTGCCATCTGAGATAAGCTCATTAGATGCAGTGAGTCTACTTAATGATTATATTACTGCTTTAGTTGCATTAGAAAGGAAAGTTAACATTCAAGAGGATGATATGATTTTAATTAATGTTGGTATAAGTAGTATTGGTTTAGCAGCAGTCGATCTGGCAACAAATGTATTCAAAGCTCAG GTAATAAGTGTGTGCGCTACAGAAGATGGAGCAGAACTTGCCAGAGAAAAAGGAGTCATTGCatctataaaatttaaagatcgCAAATTATTAAAACAATTACAAGAAATAGCTGCAGATAAAGGCATTATGGCTATATTTGATGATGCTGATGGTGAATATCTTAAGAAAGTCTTAGATTG CTTTACTAGTGTCTACAAAAGTGGCGCAACAATAAAAGATTTATTGTGCGATAGCAGTTTTGCTGTAGTGGTACATCATCTTTCTCGCGAAG GGAGGTTGATAATTGCTGGGACAACAGCAACTATGACGGACACGGACTCAAGTAATTTTAGTGTTACTGGTTTTAGTTTACAAGAATTCAGAAAAAAGGAACCTGAAGCATatcg TCAAGCTGGAGAGGATGTGTTACAATTTTTGGAGGATGATCTCATTAAACCAACACGTGTGTTAACTGTTGGACTGAATAATGTAAATGATGCTTTTGAATTAATCCTTAACTACGAATGTACAGGAAAA GTTATTGTCGATGTAAAGAATAGAGAAGCTAAGGTGGTAAAAGTAAAAAACTAA